A section of the Mastomys coucha isolate ucsf_1 unplaced genomic scaffold, UCSF_Mcou_1 pScaffold15, whole genome shotgun sequence genome encodes:
- the LOC116091621 gene encoding olfactory receptor 1L4-like, whose translation MNSSSSTDFILLGLSSNPWMQKPLFGVFIIMYLVTVMGNVLIILIIFSDSRLHTPMYFFLSNLSFMDICFTTVIVPKMLVNLLSETKTISYVGCLVQMYFFIALANTDSYLLASMAIDRLVAICNPLLRIIVTVLRIPSAAGKWKAFSTCGSHLTVVTLFYGSVIYVYFRPLSMYSVVKDRVATVMYTVVTPMMNPFIYSLRNKDMKRGLRKLRDKLHS comes from the exons atgaacagcagcagcagcacagattTCATCTTATTAGGCCTCTCTTCCAATCCCTGGATGCAGAAACCCCTTTTTGGCGTCTTCATCATCATGTACCTGGTCACAGTGATGGGGAATGTGCTCATCATCCTGATCATCTTCTCTGACTCCAGACTGCATACccccatgtactttttcctcaGCAACTTGTCATTCATGGATATCTGCTTCACAACAGTCATTGTGCCCAAGATGCTAGTGAACTTGCTCTCAGAGACAAAGACTATCTCCTATGTGGGATGCCTGGTTCAGATGTACTTCTTCATAGCATTAGCGAACACTGATAGCTACCTGCTGGCCTCCATGGCCATTGACCGACTGGTGGCCATCTGCAATCCTTTA CTAAGAATCATTGTCACTGTGCTCAGGATCCCCTCTGCAGCTGGAAAGTGGAAAGCCTTCTCTACTTGTGGCTCCCACCTCACTGTGGTGACCCTGTTCTATGGGAGTGTCATCTATGTCTACTTTAGGCCCTTGTCCATGTACTCTGTGGTGAAGGACCGGGTAGCCACTGTTATGTATACAGTAGTGACACCAATGATGAATCCTTTCATCTATAGCCTGAGGAACAAAGATATGAAGAGAGGTTTAAGAAAGTTAAGGGACAAGCTTCACTCatag